The sequence below is a genomic window from Lolium perenne isolate Kyuss_39 chromosome 4, Kyuss_2.0, whole genome shotgun sequence.
aaggtttcagccggaaaagtactcgactgctatgaaaaactagggttactggaaaacaatgaatcgatcctttctttgtccctcgactcccccttatataggaggcggagccgagggtttcgtgatatacaagttacagagccaACTCAGAAAGTTcccacagaggcgctgatgacacgcatccacgagcttcagacTACCCGCggacaagaattgtcgggtatccaaatcacggcacatttccttaggattagggtgcagcctctgcaggctcgcaaaaaccccctctggatgtatgctggcgacaaggatgtggatcgcctgtcggtagatttgtcggtcaaggacttagaaaaacttgtccgaaacttGTATATCAattggcctgccgaagaaggtacccggggtttactgaaggcccacgacccgaagttttatatagttcggaaagatagagttgtattaggaatatcaaaCTTGTAAAAATCGCAGGTTGGTTCACGAAATACTCTATTTTCTTTTTTTTGCGGTAATTGGAGATCTTTATTCAAACATAAGCGCTTGCTGGACAGTCTGCCAAAAGGCAGCTGAACAAAAAGCTAGGAGTCTCGTCCATCCAACTCTCGGTCACATTTAAAGTACTTGCACGCTTTGCACAAAGATGCGTCGGGTAGTTGGATGTCCTTAATACATGCTAAATAACAAAAGAACTACACGAAGAAGCTAACTCTCTAATCTCAACTAAAAGAGGAGCCACAATCGAACGAGAACTGTGGCGAGTATTCCAGAGGTTGACCACCTCTAAGCAGTCCGTCTTCATAACCACATGTGTGAGGCCCCGAATTTTAGCGAAGATGACTCCATCACGCACCGCCATGCACTCAACAATGAGAGGGTTCGTGATACCAAGAAGAGGTTTACTCCACGCACCAATGAGACGATCAGGGGAGCGTGCAACACCTCCAACACCTCCATTGGCATCAGCAAAATTGATGGCAGCGTCGGTATTGATTTTAACAAAACCCGACTCAGGCGGCCGCCACCCATGTCCAGGCAGCACAATAAGCTGCTTAGGAATATCCAAGAGGGAGGCCTCGTTGCCTTCACCGCATACACCGGGTCAGAAAGTTCTTTGTCATGCTTCCACCGGTTGCGAGAGTGCTAGTAGATCGACCACATCACCGTGATAATTTTGGTTCGGTCTTGGTCAGTAAACCTCTGGTCACAAAGGATATCCTTTGCCCATGTGATAGGATGTAACCTTGGCAGATCGACATCAAGCCATCTCCGAGCTTCATCCCAGATAGTTCTGGCATGAGAACATGTAATCATAGCATGCATCAAGTCTTCATCTCCTGCTAGACAAATGTTGCACCTACTGATCTCTGCAATATGCCTCCGCTTAAGCGTTCATTCATCGGGCAGAATACCATGTAGCACCCGCCACACCAATTTGAGCTTCCATAAGTCAGTCCACATATCTTTTTCTGTCGTTGAGGATTCAGTAGCCGTCCCTTCCTCTAGAGCTAGACGATCTTTTTGAGTCACGAGAGCACGGTACGCAGATTTGACAGTGTAAACACCCGAGGATTCAAAATTCCAAGCATAGTAATCTTCACCACCACCTGATCTGAGAGGAATATTTAGAATAGCTTCAACATCTGATAATGCAAACACAACACGAACTAGTTCCCTCCGCCAAGTCCAGTTTTCAGTATCAATAAAGTTACTTACATTCCCTAGCTGACTCGGCTTCACCAAGTCTATATCATCAGATTTAAACGAAAGGCTTCGTAAAATTTGAATCAGGGATCCATCTATCATCCCATATGGATATAGAAACTCCACTTCCAACTCGCTTGATCAAGCCTGCCTGCAGGGCCTCCCGTCCCGCAACAATTGCTCGCCACGTCGCTGAAGCCGATCGAGGGACTGTAGCATGCATGAAATCACTGCCGGGGAAGAATCGACCTTTCAAAACCCTTGCACATAGAGAACTTGCATCTGTCATGATCCGCCATCCATGCTTTCCCAAAAGTGCTAGGTTGAAGAGACGAAGATCGCGGAATCCCATTTGGCCATTTAccttaggctagccatagtgctagtatcataaggAGTATCATGCATGCCACCTTGGTAAAAATCTGACGTGACACTATAATTAATGAGAAAAGATATGCtagtggtatcataatatgatactgtATCATATCACGTGAAACTATATAATTTAATGTAGAATACATCCTATACACACAATTGCATTGAGATTCTGCAAATAATTAAATATCATGGGATTATGATACTACTAATGATACTAATCACTATAGATGTAGTATCATAGACTGGTATCATGTAGTACTCTGTCTACAAATAGATGCCaaaaatttgtctaaatttaaatatatctagtcacgatttagtgtatagatacatccgaatttgaATAAATCTTTGACATCTATTTATAGACGGAGGGGTAGATGATACCACTACATAATACTTTGCACTATAGCCAGTCTTAGGAGTAAAGATTTTTCCAGAAAATCCAATGCATCGATCTCCACCATGATCCAACAAGACTCGTAACATTGTACCTCAACGGTTATACAGACTGACAGGTGGGCAATCCTCCACCATGAGCTGGGAGAGCCTGGGACCACCAGTCTGTCAGTGAGCTTCACCGGTATACTGCTGGAGAGTACAGACACCAAGGTATGACCCACCGGCAGTGGTAACGTTAGACTCGACACAGCCAGTATACAAGTAAACCCTAAAACCAACCCACGGAACGAACTGACAGACGGCCCCTCGACACGCGGCCCCGGTGGCAGTGAGATAAGCCCACAGAATCCCGGTGACGCAGAGTGGATAGATAAGGACCAGAGACCAGGGCAGATATATAAAGCCAACGCCAGGCGGAGTGAAATCGCAAGAGGAAAACAAATTCGCAGAATAAAAAAAAAGCGTGTGAGGGATATGCCGAAGACCTCGTCGTCGGCTTCCCCCACCGTGTCCGCCATGAATCCCCTCCtcccctcctccgcctcctcctacCTCCAATCCCACCACCCGCCGGACCCGGACCCGCTCCCCAGCCCCTGCAGCTACCTCCTCCAcgtcgacgccgacgacgaggcgctGATCCACTTCCCCGGCCCCAACCCTAGCCCCTTCTCGCTCGCCGCCTCCCCGCCGCCCATCGACCCGACGCCGCACGTCTCCTCGCAGTTCTACACCTTCACCGCCGCCTCGCACGCGCTCATGCTGCGCTGCGTCCTcgccggccgcgccgccgccgccgacgaggtCCGCGCCGCCACCTCGCCCTCCGTGCTCGCCTCCTGGCGGGCCGTCTGGAAGGACCGCAACGAGGACACCGCCTACCTCACCGCCTGGAAGCGCATCCAGGACAAGCTCGCCGCCTCCGCCGACGGCCGCCACCTCCACTTCAAGTCCAACCCGGCGCAGCGCGTCTCCCACGTCGCCCAGTGGCGGGACATAGTCGCCGAGGCGCACCAGGACCCCGACCTGCTCCGCCACCTCGGGGTCAAGGACACCGTCGACCGCATCAGGCAAGCCTGGACCGTCGGCGCTAAATTCTACGGTATTCCAGAGTCCTTCGTCCGGGTATGCGTTGCCGCGTGCCCTATTTGCAAGGCTTCACCTGCTGGGCAGCCTGATTCCGCCATCTCGTCGCCTGGACGAGGTAAGCGGCGTCGCAGGTTTGAATATACAGATACCCTAGATGTGCCCGCGCGCGACGTGCCGCGCAGGCTGCAGCAGCTGGCGGCCAAGCATAAGGTGGTCCTCTGCATTAGGCAGAAGTATATAAGGTATAAGCCCTTCATGGCTGAGGTGAAGGATTACGCGTGCCATCGTGCTGGGGTGCCAACTTCAAGTAGTGGGAATAATGCATCGTCCTCTTCAGCCACCGCCTCTGAGGCGAAGAAGGCACGGGGGCTGAAGCGGGAGCCGTACCAGTCCAAGAGGTGCGGCTGTGGGTTCCGTATTCGGGCCATTGTGCCCATAGCCAATTATAATGAGAAGGACAAGAGCTTTGTGTACCTGGAGGAAGG
It includes:
- the LOC127296408 gene encoding uncharacterized protein, yielding MPKTSSSASPTVSAMNPLLPSSASSYLQSHHPPDPDPLPSPCSYLLHVDADDEALIHFPGPNPSPFSLAASPPPIDPTPHVSSQFYTFTAASHALMLRCVLAGRAAAADEVRAATSPSVLASWRAVWKDRNEDTAYLTAWKRIQDKLAASADGRHLHFKSNPAQRVSHVAQWRDIVAEAHQDPDLLRHLGVKDTVDRIRQAWTVGAKFYGIPESFVRVCVAACPICKASPAGQPDSAISSPGRGKRRRRFEYTDTLDVPARDVPRRLQQLAAKHKVVLCIRQKYIRYKPFMAEVKDYACHRAGVPTSSSGNNASSSSATASEAKKARGLKREPYQSKRCGCGFRIRAIVPIANYNEKDKSFVYLEEGTAVFKLYAVHSGHEPGPLDGNARIVHRLVGHKGTFEFDPDIYDVNDEGDPNFTVKGDVDVDIDDSHQAVLQQVRDLRAEVVSLEGKVPKMHPELLGSLSSELSEILHRIRKFNLDGNAYQPDEALMVCNDVVGWGTGDVPQHLDHHDVGFCKDDEMLDDDDTDFGSSLGPIVSWDRMAAECEDRKMLLGDSPKCDKWMLKENVGDFDEKSILNCGDEDGVQDSKIIKPLMHDDTMVTDSSLLGINVDGFYSGPKWYDSPVGLDSSGDAGDASFRHGLV